One window from the genome of Pedobacter schmidteae encodes:
- a CDS encoding SusC/RagA family TonB-linked outer membrane protein, whose product MKLTFLYNSVFFMRQVKYKLLIVMKLTAILLLIGTMHLSAASYSQRVTVSRKNTSLETVFRDIKKQTGYLFFYSGKVNLNRQLLNVEFKNVPLQEALKACLTDQNLTFNIVDKTIVIRNEIADNNNEAINAWIDITGKVIDPQNQIGIPGVNITIKGNKNVRAQTNNKGEFKINAQPGDILVFTYIGFKEKEVKVGDSKFITVTMEDQVNLMSDVIVTGYQTIKKESYTGNAIVIQGEDLKRTNPQNVLKAIQTFDPSFRLLDNNLAGSDPNAMPRINVRGATALPGIPANKNDVLDRNNLSSSFNLPAFILDGFEVSLQKVVDLDINRIASITLLKDAAATAVYGSRAANGVMVITTKAPVAGKLQLGYNYELTFSSPDLSDYRVLNAKDKIAYEQLAGMYDRTNASSGDTQQDVLDAQLFSRLRNVASGVNTYWLSQPLRNSYAQKHSINAQGGDENFRYGIDMRYQTQPGVMKGATRGRYSGGMNFTYNPSPKLILRNDLSINQTNGVNSPYGSFSTYALMNPYYPKTDSAGRVIQELANWRVNTFRNQDNQYINVRVFNPLFEAGLNNFNKESYLEIIDAFSADYKLTPSLRIKALISLNQTNSKSDAFMSPASNEFYDYATDQLKNRGSYRYTTTGRTAVDGTLTVNYNKQIQDNFFNLVLGANVLSSKSDFKSVEAQGFSNDRFSNIGFARTYKENSAPGGDVLINRTAGAFFSGNYSYKNKYLFDGSFRMDGSSAFGSNKRFAPFWATGIGWNLHNENFLQGSSLISQLRLKASAGSVGSVGFEPYMSRSMYGYYSQSWYSTGIGAKLLGYGNSNLQWQKTNTYDVGLDFGLLKDRIVLSPRYYYKLTKGLITDISLSPSTGFSTYKENLGDMANKGYEVYLTANAVNNAGWNVNITGNLAHNTNKLVKLSNSLKVLNSKIDDIQSDPNNNEDAAGGLLSMPLLRYNEGQSLNTIYAVKSLGIDPENGKEIYVKRDGTLTYDYDIKDTQPVGDSTPKFAGNFGSNISYKNFMLSFSFYYRIGGQIYNQTLVDRIENADPRFNVDSRALSQRWINPGDQALYKNIKDLSLTRASSRFIQKESLLDLQSVYMSYDFKKDFIRKAGFQTLRTAITMNDIFRTSTVEIERGIDSPFARSITFSLQATF is encoded by the coding sequence ATGAAATTAACTTTTCTTTACAACTCCGTATTTTTCATGCGGCAGGTAAAGTACAAATTACTAATAGTGATGAAATTAACTGCTATTTTATTACTGATCGGCACCATGCACTTGTCTGCCGCTAGCTATTCACAGCGTGTTACTGTTTCCAGGAAAAACACCTCGCTTGAAACCGTTTTTAGAGACATTAAAAAACAAACAGGATATCTGTTCTTCTACAGTGGGAAAGTAAACCTAAACAGACAGCTACTTAATGTCGAATTTAAGAATGTCCCTTTGCAGGAAGCGCTTAAAGCCTGTCTTACTGATCAGAATTTAACGTTCAATATCGTCGACAAGACCATTGTAATCCGAAATGAAATTGCTGACAACAACAACGAGGCTATTAACGCATGGATTGACATTACTGGAAAAGTGATTGACCCTCAAAACCAGATTGGAATTCCAGGCGTAAACATCACTATCAAAGGGAATAAAAATGTAAGGGCCCAAACAAACAATAAGGGAGAATTTAAAATCAATGCCCAGCCAGGCGATATTCTGGTTTTTACCTATATCGGATTTAAAGAAAAAGAAGTGAAGGTTGGTGACAGTAAGTTTATAACCGTAACAATGGAAGATCAGGTGAACCTGATGAGCGATGTGATCGTTACCGGTTATCAGACCATCAAAAAGGAAAGTTATACCGGAAATGCCATTGTGATCCAGGGTGAAGACCTGAAAAGGACCAATCCTCAAAATGTATTGAAAGCCATTCAAACCTTTGATCCATCCTTCCGGTTGCTCGATAATAACCTTGCTGGCTCAGACCCAAATGCCATGCCTAGAATAAATGTTCGTGGCGCTACCGCGCTACCAGGAATTCCAGCTAATAAAAACGATGTTCTTGACCGCAACAATTTATCCAGCTCCTTCAACCTGCCTGCTTTTATATTAGACGGTTTTGAAGTATCACTCCAGAAAGTAGTAGATCTGGATATCAACCGCATTGCCTCCATTACTTTGCTTAAGGATGCCGCCGCAACCGCAGTTTACGGATCAAGGGCTGCCAACGGGGTGATGGTCATTACCACAAAAGCTCCGGTGGCTGGTAAGCTACAGCTGGGTTATAACTATGAACTTACTTTCTCAAGTCCGGATCTTTCCGATTATCGTGTGCTCAACGCCAAAGATAAAATAGCTTATGAACAGCTTGCAGGAATGTATGACCGGACAAACGCATCAAGCGGCGATACACAACAGGATGTATTAGATGCGCAGCTGTTTTCCAGATTGAGAAATGTGGCAAGTGGCGTAAATACGTATTGGCTGTCTCAGCCCCTTCGTAACAGTTATGCACAGAAGCATTCCATCAATGCGCAGGGTGGGGATGAGAATTTTCGTTATGGCATTGATATGCGGTATCAGACCCAGCCTGGTGTAATGAAAGGCGCAACCCGTGGCAGGTATAGCGGCGGTATGAACTTTACCTATAACCCTTCACCTAAGCTGATATTAAGGAACGATCTTTCCATCAATCAAACAAATGGGGTAAATTCTCCTTATGGCAGCTTTTCTACTTATGCCCTGATGAATCCATATTATCCTAAAACTGACAGCGCAGGCAGGGTCATTCAGGAACTGGCCAACTGGCGTGTAAATACTTTCAGAAACCAGGATAATCAATATATAAATGTCCGTGTATTTAACCCTTTGTTCGAAGCCGGTCTAAACAATTTTAATAAAGAATCTTATCTGGAGATTATAGATGCATTTTCTGCTGATTACAAATTGACACCAAGCCTGCGTATCAAGGCGTTGATCAGCTTAAACCAGACAAATTCAAAAAGTGATGCTTTTATGTCGCCCGCCAGCAATGAATTTTACGACTATGCGACGGATCAGTTGAAAAACAGGGGCTCTTACCGCTATACCACAACAGGCAGGACTGCTGTCGACGGAACCTTAACAGTGAATTATAACAAGCAGATCCAGGACAACTTTTTCAACCTGGTGTTGGGTGCTAATGTACTGTCGTCGAAGTCTGACTTTAAATCTGTAGAAGCACAGGGTTTTTCTAACGATCGTTTTAGCAATATCGGTTTTGCCAGAACCTATAAAGAAAATTCTGCACCAGGTGGCGATGTGCTGATTAACAGAACTGCCGGCGCCTTCTTTTCGGGAAACTATTCTTATAAAAATAAATACCTGTTCGACGGATCGTTCAGAATGGATGGCTCTTCAGCATTCGGCTCAAACAAGCGTTTTGCACCTTTCTGGGCCACGGGTATAGGGTGGAATCTGCACAATGAAAACTTCCTCCAGGGATCATCATTGATCAGTCAGCTGCGGTTAAAGGCCAGTGCAGGGAGTGTGGGCTCGGTAGGGTTTGAACCCTATATGTCGCGGTCTATGTATGGTTACTATTCACAGAGCTGGTATTCAACAGGTATTGGTGCCAAGCTGCTGGGCTATGGCAACAGCAACCTGCAATGGCAGAAAACCAATACATATGATGTGGGACTGGATTTTGGGTTACTTAAAGACCGCATAGTTCTTTCCCCGCGTTATTATTATAAGCTGACCAAAGGACTGATCACTGATATCAGCCTTTCACCATCAACAGGTTTTTCCACCTATAAAGAAAACCTGGGAGATATGGCCAACAAAGGATACGAGGTATATCTGACAGCCAATGCGGTCAATAATGCAGGATGGAATGTAAACATTACCGGTAACCTGGCCCACAATACCAATAAACTGGTTAAGTTGTCCAACTCTCTAAAAGTACTGAACAGTAAGATTGACGACATACAGAGTGATCCCAATAACAATGAAGATGCGGCAGGTGGACTGCTGTCAATGCCACTGCTGAGATATAATGAAGGCCAGTCGCTCAATACCATATACGCAGTAAAATCTTTAGGAATTGACCCTGAAAACGGTAAGGAGATCTATGTGAAAAGAGACGGTACTTTAACTTATGACTATGACATTAAAGATACCCAGCCTGTGGGCGATAGCACACCTAAGTTTGCGGGTAACTTTGGCAGCAACATCAGCTATAAGAACTTCATGCTCAGCTTTAGCTTTTATTACCGTATAGGTGGACAGATCTATAACCAGACGCTGGTAGACAGGATTGAAAATGCCGACCCAAGGTTTAATGTAGACAGCAGGGCCCTCTCGCAGCGATGGATTAATCCTGGCGATCAGGCTTTATACAAGAACATTAAAGACCTTTCATTGACCAGGGCAAGCTCAAGGTTTATTCAGAAAGAGAGCCTGCTTGATCTGCAATCGGTTTATATGTCGTACGACTTTAAAAAGGATTTCATACGTAAGGCAGGGTTTCAGACCCTAAGAACAGCAATTACGATGAATGACATTTTCAGGACGTCGACCGTAGAAATTGAGCGGGGTATAGATTCACCTTTCGCCAGAAGCATTACATTTTCTTTACAGGCCACCTTTTAA
- a CDS encoding RagB/SusD family nutrient uptake outer membrane protein — protein MKSLKLAYLFIICLLVSTSCKKFLDVQPESEVTKEQLFTTEEGFKEALNGVYTYCATRDLYGGNLTISNLDIMAQNYTLTDLNLQKIAAFKYTDQTLISKYDQIWASGYSAISNCNAILEVIDQKKAVFQDKNYELIKGEALALRAYLHFDLLRMYAPSYKNNPSAPAIPYVTIVSIKSTPFSTVTEVLDKLIADLSAAKNLLRGSDPILSPGYIVGYPEKVYPEGTAEAKKATETKSGSLFLQNRRHRMNFYSTCAELARVYLYKNDFPNSLQNAKEVIDAKKFPWTLSSDFNNTNPELRDKIFYPELITAWFVAQDKNQTDHFAALFTKNDAMYTPSITQKDLIYEKATVGADDWRRAQWFLDVPSSNNTGKAFLQKYTTNSTPLKNLHPTVAPALRLSEMYYIAAEASFDSDPINATALVDTVRKHRGIGTPLPKNITRSEFIDKLVGEARKEFYGESQIFFMHKRLNRDVINANGLIYPASNSIFVSPIPVDEQAYRN, from the coding sequence ATGAAATCATTAAAATTAGCTTACTTATTTATCATCTGCCTGCTGGTTTCTACTTCATGCAAGAAATTTCTTGATGTACAGCCCGAGTCGGAGGTGACAAAAGAACAGTTATTCACCACCGAGGAAGGCTTCAAAGAAGCATTGAACGGTGTTTATACCTATTGTGCCACCCGCGACCTGTATGGTGGGAACCTTACGATATCGAACCTGGATATTATGGCACAGAATTATACACTTACGGACCTTAACCTGCAAAAAATCGCTGCATTTAAGTATACTGATCAGACGCTGATTAGCAAATATGACCAGATCTGGGCATCCGGTTACAGCGCAATCAGTAATTGTAATGCCATACTTGAAGTGATTGATCAGAAAAAAGCAGTGTTTCAGGATAAAAACTACGAACTGATCAAAGGAGAAGCCCTTGCACTCCGTGCATACCTGCATTTCGACCTGTTAAGAATGTACGCCCCTTCTTATAAAAACAACCCTTCGGCACCAGCGATTCCATATGTAACAATTGTATCTATTAAAAGTACACCCTTTTCTACGGTAACTGAGGTTCTGGACAAACTTATCGCCGATCTGTCCGCCGCAAAAAACCTGCTCCGTGGTTCAGATCCCATTTTAAGTCCAGGATACATTGTCGGTTACCCGGAAAAAGTATATCCGGAAGGAACCGCAGAAGCAAAAAAAGCAACGGAAACCAAGAGCGGTTCACTTTTTCTTCAAAACAGAAGACACCGGATGAACTTTTACAGTACTTGTGCTGAATTGGCTAGGGTATATCTGTATAAAAATGATTTTCCAAATAGCCTCCAAAATGCGAAGGAAGTGATTGATGCGAAAAAGTTCCCCTGGACACTGAGTTCCGATTTTAACAATACCAATCCTGAACTTCGGGACAAGATCTTTTATCCTGAACTGATTACAGCCTGGTTTGTGGCTCAGGATAAAAACCAGACGGATCATTTTGCTGCGTTGTTTACAAAAAATGATGCGATGTATACGCCTTCTATTACGCAGAAAGACCTGATCTATGAAAAAGCAACTGTTGGGGCTGACGACTGGCGCCGTGCACAGTGGTTCCTTGATGTACCATCCTCTAACAATACAGGGAAGGCATTCTTGCAGAAATATACCACAAATTCAACACCATTAAAAAACCTTCATCCAACGGTGGCACCAGCCTTGCGCTTGTCGGAGATGTATTATATCGCGGCAGAAGCAAGTTTTGACAGCGACCCCATCAATGCAACCGCATTGGTAGATACGGTACGCAAACACCGTGGCATTGGGACGCCATTGCCTAAAAATATCACAAGATCAGAGTTTATCGACAAGCTTGTTGGCGAGGCACGGAAGGAATTTTACGGAGAAAGCCAGATCTTCTTTATGCATAAGCGACTGAACAGGGATGTGATCAATGCCAACGGACTGATCTATCCTGCTTCAAATAGCATTTTTGTGTCGCCTATCCCGGTTGATGAACAAGCTTACAGAAATTAA
- a CDS encoding DUF4843 domain-containing protein, with translation MKKNIFYVFMLAMLLSACKKNNITTYESTDNIYLNYYDNDGVFDTSAVSYSFSTSPGLAKDTIWVPVVISGKRENRDRQFILSIVDTATTAVKDKHYEPLKPFYVMPADSGKIKVPLIIKNIDQDLTSKSVALTFRLTGNADFKQDLPVKLRTKKLIFSNRLEKPSWWMYWQGQLGEYSRVTHQLFLISGGKDLVNPTLPTAYLEIPRTLYYLENVRLFVKDPFTWVSRNAEKGYVLTKRTDGTQDYDFYNSASPEIKFYVKFFPQVNGYFFMNEAGKQIIM, from the coding sequence ATGAAAAAGAATATATTTTATGTTTTTATGCTGGCCATGTTGTTGTCTGCCTGTAAAAAAAACAATATCACTACTTACGAATCCACTGATAATATCTATCTGAATTATTATGATAACGACGGCGTTTTCGATACTTCGGCGGTCAGCTACTCGTTCTCTACCAGTCCGGGATTAGCAAAAGATACCATTTGGGTACCTGTTGTTATATCCGGAAAACGGGAGAACCGCGACCGGCAGTTTATTTTATCCATTGTTGATACGGCTACTACCGCAGTAAAGGATAAACATTATGAACCACTGAAACCTTTTTATGTAATGCCTGCAGATTCGGGGAAAATAAAAGTCCCGCTGATCATCAAAAATATTGATCAGGATTTAACCAGCAAATCTGTAGCCTTAACTTTTCGCCTGACTGGAAATGCCGACTTCAAACAGGACCTGCCGGTTAAGCTGCGCACCAAAAAACTGATTTTTTCGAACAGACTGGAAAAGCCATCGTGGTGGATGTACTGGCAGGGACAACTGGGAGAATATAGCCGCGTAACCCATCAGTTGTTTCTGATCTCCGGGGGTAAGGACCTGGTAAATCCTACTTTGCCTACCGCATACCTTGAAATACCGAGAACACTTTATTACCTGGAAAATGTAAGGTTATTTGTTAAAGATCCATTTACCTGGGTGAGCAGGAACGCCGAGAAGGGATATGTACTTACCAAACGGACCGACGGCACTCAGGACTATGATTTTTACAACTCTGCCTCCCCGGAAATCAAATTTTATGTGAAGTTTTTTCCCCAGGTAAACGGCTATTTCTTTATGAACGAAGCAGGGAAACAAATCATCATGTAG
- a CDS encoding PKD-like family lipoprotein — MKLKYIYLLAFTAIFYVSCKKDLGNYTYSPPSEPIVEGVKGVNFPALTGDTLIIKPKVSLEGADPMKDLNFEWNIFVLEELKNIVYTGYPLKMLYGLGPGERPSTLIVTDKRNGLVYKFKFTVTGTTQFSTGTVVLSSDGGLAKLSFVKPDNTVLSNIYQGLNNQSLSENPVQLYYSKPLPYQLLSKEEYWVLCNDASKGSAIVDANTLLYKDNFRSQFFLPPAAVVPGYIEPVMGTISNGVMNNKLYIGISSTAPFAPDYGKFANEQNGDYQLSRFFTHGSSFYFGFDNKSKAFVVFGGDGSYLGTTYLVKETTIFNPKATGMQNLIFMKAGESGTSYAYFREADGNTYELMFSYKLTGTDREIIPGHKRVFKGSSSVNADSKWVRNNLNVFYFSSNDKIWRYNPVNESLTELVANFNGKKVTMLKISDDGNTLTAGTNGFVYTLDVTVGKDGNITKTISGIPGDPVDVVIR; from the coding sequence ATGAAATTGAAATATATATATCTATTGGCTTTTACAGCTATTTTCTATGTTTCCTGTAAAAAGGACTTGGGGAATTATACTTATTCACCTCCCTCGGAACCGATAGTGGAAGGAGTTAAGGGTGTTAATTTTCCTGCGCTTACAGGTGATACACTGATCATTAAGCCTAAAGTTAGCCTGGAAGGGGCCGACCCAATGAAAGACCTTAATTTTGAATGGAACATATTCGTACTGGAAGAACTTAAGAATATCGTTTATACGGGATATCCCTTAAAAATGCTTTACGGACTTGGTCCGGGGGAAAGGCCTTCTACATTGATCGTTACTGATAAAAGAAACGGCCTTGTTTATAAGTTTAAATTTACGGTAACGGGAACTACACAGTTTTCCACTGGCACGGTGGTGCTGAGCAGCGATGGTGGCCTTGCTAAATTGTCATTTGTAAAACCAGATAATACGGTATTGTCAAATATTTATCAGGGCCTTAATAACCAGTCCCTATCCGAAAATCCGGTACAACTGTATTATTCAAAACCATTGCCTTATCAGCTGCTCAGCAAGGAAGAATACTGGGTACTTTGCAACGATGCTTCGAAAGGCAGTGCCATTGTGGATGCCAATACGCTGTTATACAAAGATAATTTCAGGTCACAGTTCTTTCTGCCACCGGCTGCGGTTGTGCCGGGGTATATAGAGCCGGTAATGGGGACCATATCAAATGGTGTGATGAACAATAAACTGTACATTGGTATCTCCAGTACTGCACCGTTTGCACCTGACTATGGAAAGTTCGCAAACGAGCAGAATGGTGATTATCAACTCTCGCGCTTTTTCACGCACGGCAGTTCATTTTATTTCGGGTTCGACAATAAGAGCAAAGCTTTTGTAGTCTTTGGCGGAGATGGCAGCTACCTGGGAACTACCTATCTGGTTAAAGAAACCACTATATTCAATCCAAAAGCAACGGGTATGCAGAATCTGATCTTTATGAAGGCGGGTGAGTCTGGTACTTCCTACGCCTATTTCAGAGAGGCCGATGGCAATACTTATGAATTGATGTTCAGCTATAAGCTTACCGGAACGGACAGGGAAATCATTCCAGGTCATAAACGAGTGTTTAAAGGTTCCTCTTCTGTAAATGCAGATTCCAAATGGGTACGTAACAACCTCAATGTATTTTACTTCTCATCGAATGATAAAATATGGAGGTACAATCCTGTAAATGAGAGTTTAACAGAGCTGGTTGCAAACTTTAACGGTAAAAAAGTAACGATGTTGAAAATCAGTGATGACGGCAATACGCTTACTGCAGGTACAAATGGCTTTGTATATACGCTTGATGTTACTGTTGGTAAAGATGGAAACATCACCAAAACCATAAGCGGTATTCCCGGTGATCCGGTGGATGTCGTGATCAGATAA
- a CDS encoding TlpA disulfide reductase family protein, producing MKLKLLMAIVILPFIALAQKPDFTISGKIGNLNAPAKIYIDYSSEGKGKSDSATLVNGVFKFTGNIAGIASSRMTLSREGIRDKEIYASGTGDVIYVSFGKENIQINSADSLYNAKWTGSKIYNEMKAFDNEVGPTVMTVHHNANVQLKNASPGQQKDTAYFKTLDRKVQALRASRGQKMLQFAKNNPNSYFALQALSESVSGYGVKSDVALPLFNNLSEQLRLSYTGQGLYKILNAVTVTALGSKAPDFTQNDVNGKPLSLSGFKGKYVLVEFWASWCSPCRAESPNLLKQYAAYKDKGFEILGVSVDHDKGKWVEAIKKDGLTWPQVSDLKGWESDARKVYGISGVPANFLISPDGKIIGSHLMGEVLNKKLEELFN from the coding sequence ATGAAACTAAAATTATTGATGGCTATCGTCATCTTACCTTTTATAGCCCTGGCACAAAAACCTGATTTTACCATTTCAGGTAAAATAGGAAACCTGAATGCACCGGCAAAAATTTATATCGACTATAGCTCGGAAGGAAAGGGTAAATCAGATTCTGCAACCCTTGTAAACGGCGTATTTAAATTTACGGGAAATATTGCAGGGATTGCTTCTTCCAGGATGACACTTTCACGTGAGGGGATCAGAGATAAGGAAATCTATGCGTCTGGAACCGGAGATGTGATTTATGTTAGCTTTGGAAAGGAAAATATCCAGATCAATTCAGCAGACTCCTTGTATAATGCGAAATGGACCGGGTCCAAAATATACAACGAAATGAAAGCCTTCGACAACGAAGTGGGGCCGACGGTGATGACTGTGCATCACAATGCGAATGTACAGTTGAAAAATGCCAGCCCCGGGCAGCAGAAAGATACGGCTTATTTCAAGACCCTGGACCGGAAAGTGCAGGCCTTAAGGGCTTCGCGCGGGCAAAAGATGCTGCAGTTTGCAAAAAATAACCCCAACTCTTACTTTGCATTGCAGGCATTATCGGAGTCGGTGAGCGGATATGGTGTGAAATCAGACGTTGCATTGCCGCTATTTAATAATTTAAGTGAGCAGCTGCGGTTATCTTATACAGGCCAGGGGCTTTACAAAATCCTAAATGCAGTTACCGTAACCGCTCTTGGTTCAAAGGCACCTGATTTTACCCAAAATGATGTTAATGGTAAACCACTTTCATTATCTGGTTTTAAAGGTAAATATGTACTGGTTGAATTCTGGGCAAGCTGGTGCTCACCTTGCAGGGCCGAAAGTCCCAACCTGTTAAAACAATACGCCGCCTACAAAGATAAAGGCTTTGAGATCCTCGGGGTTTCTGTAGACCACGATAAGGGAAAATGGGTGGAGGCCATTAAAAAAGATGGGCTAACCTGGCCTCAGGTATCTGACTTGAAAGGTTGGGAAAGTGATGCCAGAAAGGTATATGGCATTTCTGGTGTGCCAGCTAATTTCCTGATTAGCCCGGATGGGAAAATCATTGGCAGTCACTTGATGGGAGAGGTATTGAATAAAAAATTGGAAGAATTGTTTAACTAA
- a CDS encoding RNA polymerase sigma factor gives MRASITLEIELLEKLKLQDPKAFSQLYNLYVKKIYAYTLGILKSPALAEDVTQDTFVKLWEHATSVQTDRSIQAFLFTIARNLSLNIIKLAARETWISDEIFAYAIYQQEDGLQYTQRKQTGEFIDMAINQLPPQRRLIYDLCRNYGYSYKEAAEKLGIKDTTVNSQMVKALKSIKDFMARNGALLLVLFYRS, from the coding sequence ATGAGGGCGTCCATTACCTTGGAAATAGAATTATTGGAAAAACTTAAACTACAAGACCCAAAGGCATTTTCGCAGTTGTATAACTTGTATGTGAAGAAAATCTATGCCTATACTTTGGGGATACTGAAATCTCCTGCCCTTGCTGAAGATGTGACTCAGGATACTTTTGTGAAATTATGGGAGCATGCCACATCTGTTCAAACCGATAGATCCATACAGGCTTTCCTTTTTACCATTGCCAGGAATCTTTCGCTAAACATAATTAAGCTGGCTGCCAGAGAAACCTGGATTTCAGATGAAATATTTGCCTATGCCATATATCAACAGGAAGATGGTCTGCAATACACTCAGCGAAAACAGACAGGCGAATTTATTGATATGGCCATAAATCAGCTACCTCCGCAGCGCAGGTTGATCTATGACCTTTGCCGGAATTATGGATACTCTTATAAAGAAGCTGCAGAAAAGTTGGGGATAAAAGATACTACCGTGAATAGTCAAATGGTAAAAGCACTAAAATCCATTAAGGATTTTATGGCACGTAATGGTGCTTTATTGCTGGTTTTGTTTTACCGAAGCTAA
- a CDS encoding FecR family protein, with amino-acid sequence MENPIRQLFVNFILNRCSQEEMAEVKHLLKTGGYEEEWSAAMQDTEQTFVNANYSGLVIDEGGIFNKIEASISSKKQINRRRNFAWIAAAAMLVLAMSIGLLVLKSKDESPKIAEVKEKKQKQSESAAHKWVKLPDGSSVQLNRDSYLEYPDSFDGKAMREVRLIGEAYFDIKHDTRHPFVIHTGKIKTIVLGTAFNISAYHANDAVTVTVTRGKVRVEDGKRVLAVLTPDQQLAWSAKLPEPVKMKVKASEIVEWKKHDLIMDDITLEAASQMIAERYGVKIQFNNEKVKQCRFTAAFLNRNDIQQVLTVVGDITGATLTLKNNLVTIDGPGC; translated from the coding sequence TTGGAAAATCCCATCAGGCAATTATTTGTAAATTTTATTCTAAACCGCTGTAGTCAGGAAGAGATGGCTGAGGTAAAGCATTTATTGAAAACAGGCGGTTATGAAGAAGAGTGGAGCGCTGCGATGCAAGATACAGAGCAGACGTTTGTGAATGCTAACTATTCGGGGCTAGTAATAGATGAGGGGGGAATATTTAATAAAATAGAAGCATCCATAAGTTCAAAAAAACAGATAAACAGAAGAAGAAACTTTGCTTGGATAGCCGCCGCCGCAATGCTTGTTCTGGCTATGAGTATAGGCTTGTTGGTGTTAAAGTCGAAAGATGAATCTCCAAAAATAGCGGAAGTAAAAGAGAAAAAACAAAAGCAGTCAGAAAGTGCAGCCCATAAATGGGTGAAACTGCCCGACGGCAGCTCAGTACAGCTGAATCGGGACAGCTACCTGGAATATCCAGATTCCTTTGATGGTAAGGCCATGCGGGAAGTTCGTCTGATTGGGGAGGCCTACTTTGATATTAAGCACGATACGCGACATCCTTTTGTAATCCATACCGGGAAAATTAAAACGATTGTATTGGGGACTGCCTTTAACATCAGTGCTTATCATGCCAACGATGCGGTAACAGTTACAGTAACCAGGGGGAAAGTGAGAGTGGAAGATGGTAAACGTGTATTGGCAGTTTTAACACCCGACCAGCAATTGGCCTGGAGTGCTAAACTTCCTGAACCTGTAAAGATGAAAGTGAAGGCTTCGGAAATTGTTGAATGGAAAAAGCACGATCTGATCATGGACGACATCACACTGGAAGCCGCTTCACAAATGATTGCGGAGCGGTATGGTGTAAAAATTCAGTTCAACAACGAGAAGGTCAAGCAATGTCGTTTTACGGCAGCTTTCCTGAATCGGAATGATATTCAACAAGTGCTAACTGTGGTAGGAGATATCACGGGAGCGACCCTGACCTTAAAAAATAACCTGGTTACCATTGACGGACCGGGATGTTAA